In one window of Paraflavitalea soli DNA:
- a CDS encoding MFS transporter, giving the protein MQSTIQRGQLFWASCLALLVTSLSFGIRAGILNKLGSDFNLNASELGVIAATAFWGFPLAVVIGGLVVDAIGMKRLLVLAFFFHLAGILLTIFASGYWTLFISTLLIGIANGTVEAACNPLVTALYPENKTTKLNHFHLWFPGGIVIGTLITYFFEKAGISWQIMVGTMLLPTVIYGYLFSQLKFPVTERVAAGVSTGEMYRSLGNPLFIFMIICMFGTAITELFTGQWIDVLLRNVTDNAILILAVSTGVMVVGRGLAEPVVHRLSPQGVLLISAVLAAAGIYLLGHTTGNMVFVGALVFGMGVCYFWPTMLGFVSENLPKTGAVGLNLMGGAGMFAVSVYMMFMGGYYDKLLGNKLPAGAVLADYNAAPAGSEMAGALAEAKKAAGPEILNATLVIPIVLAVAFAGLVIYMRGRKKPQQMTVAGA; this is encoded by the coding sequence ATGCAATCAACCATCCAACGTGGTCAATTATTCTGGGCCAGTTGCTTAGCGCTTTTGGTAACTTCTTTATCCTTTGGTATACGGGCCGGTATTCTTAATAAGCTAGGTTCTGACTTTAATCTAAATGCTTCTGAACTTGGCGTTATTGCAGCTACTGCCTTCTGGGGCTTTCCTTTGGCGGTAGTTATCGGCGGTTTAGTTGTAGACGCTATTGGCATGAAGCGATTGCTTGTGCTGGCCTTTTTCTTTCACCTGGCTGGCATTCTGCTTACCATTTTTGCCAGCGGCTACTGGACCTTATTTATCTCCACTCTCTTAATTGGTATTGCAAACGGCACTGTTGAAGCGGCTTGTAATCCGCTGGTGACGGCATTGTATCCTGAAAACAAAACCACCAAGCTGAACCACTTTCACCTGTGGTTTCCGGGTGGCATCGTGATTGGTACGCTGATCACGTATTTCTTTGAAAAAGCTGGCATAAGCTGGCAGATCATGGTAGGTACCATGTTGCTGCCGACGGTTATCTACGGTTACTTATTTTCCCAGCTGAAATTTCCTGTTACCGAGCGCGTAGCAGCAGGGGTATCAACCGGCGAGATGTACCGTTCACTGGGTAATCCGCTTTTCATCTTCATGATCATCTGCATGTTTGGTACGGCTATCACCGAATTGTTTACTGGTCAGTGGATCGATGTATTATTAAGGAATGTTACTGATAATGCGATCCTGATCCTGGCGGTATCAACGGGTGTGATGGTAGTAGGCCGTGGGCTTGCCGAACCTGTAGTTCACCGGTTATCGCCACAAGGTGTATTGTTGATATCAGCTGTATTAGCTGCGGCGGGTATTTATTTATTGGGACATACAACAGGCAATATGGTCTTTGTGGGTGCGCTTGTTTTTGGCATGGGCGTATGTTATTTCTGGCCTACGATGTTGGGTTTTGTTTCAGAGAATCTACCGAAGACAGGTGCTGTGGGATTGAACCTGATGGGCGGTGCGGGTATGTTTGCCGTTTCAGTTTACATGATGTTTATGGGCGGTTATTACGACAAATTATTAGGTAATAAATTGCCGGCAGGCGCTGTGCTGGCTGATTATAATGCAGCACCGGCAGGTTCTGAAATGGCCGGGGCACTTGCAGAAGCGAAGAAAGCTGCAGGCCCTGAAATTCTGAACGCCACCCTGGTAATACCGATCGTATTAGCCGTTGCCTTTGCAGGATTGGTCATTTATATGCGTGGCAGGAAGAAACCACAGCAGATGACTGTAGCAGGAGCCTGA
- a CDS encoding Gfo/Idh/MocA family protein, producing the protein MNRKLRMGMVGGGKDAFIGAIHRIAANMDGLIELAAGALSINPEIAVDSARSLFLPEDRTYLTYEEMIKKESQLPADKRIDFITIVTPNFAHFAPAMMALDHGFHVVIEKPITFTLDEALQLKKKVDETGLILALTHTYSGYPMVKQARAMAQGGVLGKIRKIWVEYPQGWLSKLSEREGNAQAAWRTDPKKSGKSGCMGDIGTHAAHLAEYISGLKITHLCADLNVMVTGRALDDDGNVLLKFDNGAAGVLMASQVAAGEENALKIRIYGEKGGIEWAQHEPNTLLVKWLDQPAQILRAGAGYTDRLSSFATHNCRTPGGHPEGYLEAFGNIYRNFALTLSARIDGKEATPEMLDFPRVEEGIRGMAFIDNVVASSASSVKWTEFKV; encoded by the coding sequence ATGAACAGAAAATTACGAATGGGAATGGTTGGTGGTGGTAAAGATGCCTTCATCGGAGCCATTCACCGTATTGCAGCCAATATGGACGGCCTTATCGAATTGGCCGCAGGAGCACTCAGCATTAATCCTGAGATCGCTGTAGATTCCGCAAGATCATTGTTCCTCCCCGAGGATCGTACCTACCTCACGTACGAGGAGATGATCAAAAAAGAAAGTCAGCTCCCCGCCGATAAACGCATTGATTTCATAACCATTGTTACCCCCAATTTCGCACACTTCGCACCTGCTATGATGGCCCTCGATCATGGCTTCCATGTGGTAATAGAAAAGCCCATCACCTTTACACTTGATGAGGCCTTACAATTAAAAAAGAAGGTCGACGAAACAGGGCTTATACTCGCCCTCACCCATACCTATTCCGGCTACCCGATGGTAAAACAGGCCCGTGCTATGGCGCAGGGCGGTGTTCTCGGCAAGATTCGCAAAATATGGGTTGAGTATCCCCAGGGATGGTTAAGCAAACTCAGCGAGCGCGAAGGCAATGCCCAGGCTGCCTGGAGAACAGATCCTAAAAAATCAGGTAAAAGTGGCTGTATGGGCGATATCGGTACTCACGCCGCTCACCTCGCAGAATACATTTCCGGACTCAAGATCACCCACCTTTGTGCCGATCTCAATGTAATGGTCACTGGCCGTGCACTTGATGATGATGGCAACGTGTTGCTGAAGTTCGACAATGGCGCCGCCGGCGTTCTCATGGCTTCCCAGGTAGCAGCTGGTGAAGAAAATGCACTGAAGATCCGCATCTATGGCGAGAAAGGCGGTATTGAATGGGCACAGCATGAACCCAATACCCTCCTGGTAAAATGGCTCGACCAGCCCGCCCAGATCCTGCGCGCCGGCGCCGGTTACACCGATCGCCTGTCCAGCTTTGCCACCCACAACTGCCGCACTCCCGGAGGACACCCGGAAGGATACCTCGAAGCATTCGGTAATATCTACCGCAACTTCGCCCTTACCTTGTCTGCCCGCATCGACGGCAAAGAAGCTACACCCGAAATGCTCGACTTCCCCCGCGTGGAAGAAGGCATCCGCGGTATGGCATTCATCGACAACGTAGTAGCCAGCAGCGCTTCTTCTGTTAAGTGGACTGAATTCAAAGTGTAA